A single window of Paenibacillus sp. SYP-B4298 DNA harbors:
- a CDS encoding sugar phosphate nucleotidyltransferase produces the protein MKLVLLSGGSGKRLWPLSNDARSKQFLKVLQNREGEPESMVQRVWGQIRAAGLEQETYIATSKSQVDMISSQLGERAAVVVEPERRDTFPAIALTAAYLYSVAGASLKETIVVMPVDPYVEAEFFDKLKELEGVLNRSQAELALIGVQPSSPSENYGYIVPDSASGDEAVHEGMEAIDGCCNGYRVHHFKEKPCKAEAEALLEQSALWNCGVFAFKLDYMINLLITLGLPIHYDEMLKQYSRMPQISFDYQVVEQAASIVVLPYAGSWRDLGTWEMLTGEMKRQVVGRGIVTEDAKGTCLINELDIPVTVLGASDLIVAASPDGILVSSKEQSYRIKEVLKGTEHRPMYEERRWGSYKVIDYVKYSEGNEVLTKRIRMKQGCNLSYQYHQKRNEVWTIIAGSGELILGGVYSQVSAGDVVKIPAEMLHSIRALSPLEIIEVQSGTELIEEDIYRLCLVWSDILEYCR, from the coding sequence ATGAAGCTGGTGCTACTGTCCGGCGGCTCGGGCAAACGTCTGTGGCCGCTGTCCAATGATGCGAGATCCAAGCAGTTTCTCAAGGTGCTGCAAAACAGGGAGGGAGAGCCGGAATCGATGGTTCAGCGGGTATGGGGCCAGATTCGGGCGGCAGGACTGGAGCAGGAGACTTACATAGCAACAAGCAAGTCCCAGGTGGATATGATCAGCAGCCAGTTGGGGGAGCGGGCGGCGGTGGTTGTAGAGCCAGAGCGGCGCGACACCTTCCCGGCGATCGCGCTTACGGCTGCTTATCTGTATTCTGTAGCCGGCGCATCGCTGAAGGAGACGATCGTGGTGATGCCGGTCGATCCTTACGTGGAGGCTGAATTTTTTGACAAGCTCAAGGAGCTGGAGGGCGTGCTGAACCGGTCGCAGGCCGAGCTTGCGCTGATTGGCGTGCAGCCGAGCAGCCCTTCGGAAAATTACGGCTATATTGTTCCTGATTCGGCATCAGGGGATGAGGCTGTGCATGAGGGCATGGAGGCAATAGATGGCTGCTGCAACGGCTACAGGGTGCATCATTTTAAGGAGAAGCCGTGCAAGGCGGAGGCGGAGGCGCTGCTGGAGCAGTCCGCGCTGTGGAACTGCGGCGTATTCGCCTTCAAGCTCGACTATATGATCAATCTGCTGATTACGCTCGGGCTGCCTATCCATTATGATGAGATGCTCAAGCAATATAGCCGAATGCCCCAGATCAGCTTTGATTACCAGGTGGTGGAGCAGGCCGCGAGCATCGTCGTTCTGCCCTATGCGGGCTCGTGGCGCGATCTGGGCACATGGGAGATGCTGACAGGCGAGATGAAGCGGCAGGTGGTGGGCAGAGGGATTGTGACGGAGGACGCCAAGGGGACCTGTCTCATTAATGAGCTGGATATTCCGGTCACCGTGCTGGGCGCTTCCGATCTGATCGTGGCCGCGAGCCCGGATGGTATCCTCGTCAGCTCCAAGGAACAGAGCTACCGGATCAAAGAGGTGCTCAAGGGCACCGAGCATCGCCCGATGTACGAGGAGCGCCGCTGGGGCAGCTATAAGGTTATTGATTATGTGAAATACAGCGAGGGCAATGAGGTGTTGACCAAGCGCATTCGGATGAAGCAAGGCTGCAATCTGAGCTATCAATACCATCAAAAGCGCAATGAAGTGTGGACGATCATTGCTGGTAGTGGAGAGCTGATCTTGGGCGGCGTCTATAGCCAAGTAAGCGCGGGTGATGTCGTGAAGATTCCGGCGGAGATGCTGCACAGCATCCGGGCGCTGTCACCGCTGGAAATTATTGAGGTGCAGTCGGGCACGGAGCTGATCGAGGAGGATATTTATCGGCTGTGTCTGGTGTGGTCTGACATTCTGGAGTATTGTAGATAA
- the murJ gene encoding murein biosynthesis integral membrane protein MurJ, whose protein sequence is MSKNIVSAAILVTVITFASRLTGFLRDVVLAATYGTSLYSDTYLMAQSVIQIMTGIMVPALGTTFIPVMSDYILHKSKQDTNRFLDVVYTVTIGMTVLISLLGLLFTEQLVRLFTPNFPPEALTLTVELTRIMIPMVTFNTILALNSAKLQNHGNYIAPAMIGIPLNVLLIGSMLLVTDYFGVQGLAVSLVVATFGQVLLLYPYSRKLGYRFHFNLDLKEEGLRRIGILIIPIMIGSGIQQINALVDRVMASGLPEGSIAALNFSNRLSLFVIGLLSAAVVSVFYTSMSNYFAAGQSELFKKLLRNTINIALLITLPVSVGFIVLRLPIIQIVFERGMFDRTASELTAVALLFYTIGLAGFLLRDVVTRAFFAIKETKAAMINGSMAVVLNIILSLVLVPSMGLGGLALATSISGIVATLLLMHSLHRKIGNYGWLPIAVTFVKVCIASLVMGIAVHYSYAAAYALVPFNLAAVPASILCGMLVYALGIHLLRVEEMAMLREMVVRRLKPYFKSASM, encoded by the coding sequence ATGTCCAAAAACATCGTAAGCGCAGCTATTCTGGTGACGGTCATTACCTTTGCCAGCCGATTGACAGGGTTTCTGCGGGATGTCGTGCTGGCAGCGACCTACGGAACGAGTCTGTATTCGGACACGTATCTGATGGCGCAGTCGGTCATCCAGATTATGACCGGCATTATGGTACCGGCACTGGGAACGACCTTTATCCCTGTCATGTCGGATTACATCCTTCATAAGAGCAAGCAGGATACGAACCGATTCCTTGATGTGGTCTATACGGTGACGATCGGCATGACGGTGCTGATCAGCCTGCTCGGTCTGCTGTTCACAGAGCAACTGGTCAGGCTGTTTACGCCCAATTTCCCGCCGGAAGCCTTGACACTCACTGTCGAGCTGACCCGGATTATGATTCCGATGGTGACCTTCAACACGATCCTGGCGCTTAATAGCGCCAAGCTGCAAAACCATGGCAATTATATTGCTCCCGCGATGATCGGTATTCCTTTGAATGTGCTGTTGATTGGCTCGATGCTGCTTGTCACCGATTATTTCGGCGTACAGGGCCTTGCCGTATCGCTCGTGGTGGCGACATTTGGTCAGGTGCTGCTGCTCTATCCCTATTCACGGAAGCTCGGCTACCGATTTCATTTCAATCTGGATCTGAAGGAGGAGGGGCTGCGGCGGATCGGAATTCTGATCATCCCGATTATGATCGGCTCGGGCATTCAGCAGATCAATGCCCTCGTGGACCGGGTGATGGCATCCGGCCTGCCGGAAGGGAGCATCGCGGCACTTAATTTCTCCAATCGGCTCAGCCTGTTCGTGATCGGACTGCTCTCGGCGGCGGTCGTATCGGTCTTCTACACCTCCATGTCCAATTATTTTGCCGCCGGGCAAAGCGAGCTGTTCAAAAAGCTGCTGCGCAATACGATCAATATCGCGCTGCTGATTACCCTTCCGGTCTCTGTAGGCTTCATCGTGCTGCGGCTGCCGATTATCCAGATCGTGTTCGAGCGGGGCATGTTCGACCGTACAGCGAGCGAGCTGACCGCTGTCGCCCTACTCTTCTATACGATCGGCCTGGCCGGCTTTTTGCTTCGGGATGTAGTGACCCGGGCTTTTTTTGCGATCAAGGAGACCAAAGCGGCGATGATCAACGGCTCCATGGCGGTCGTGCTGAATATTATCCTGTCATTGGTACTGGTGCCATCTATGGGACTGGGGGGACTGGCACTGGCCACCTCAATCTCCGGCATTGTCGCGACACTGCTGCTCATGCACAGCCTGCATCGCAAGATTGGCAACTACGGATGGCTGCCGATTGCGGTTACCTTCGTGAAGGTATGCATCGCCAGTCTGGTGATGGGGATTGCGGTTCATTACAGCTACGCAGCAGCCTATGCGCTTGTGCCATTCAACCTGGCTGCTGTCCCGGCCAGCATCCTCTGCGGAATGCTGGTCTATGCCCTCGGCATTCATCTGCTGCGTGTGGAGGAAATGGCGATGCTGCGGGAGATGGTCGTCAGACGGTTGAAGCCTTATTTTAAGTCCGCCTCGATGTGA